DNA from Chitinophaga pendula:
ATGCGGTGGAACAAATGGTGCTTGTCATCTGCCGCCGCCATCGCCAGCGAATTGGAAGTAAACCGGTATTCCTCCAACGCTACGAGCGCTTTGGCATAATGCAACGGAGCGGTATGGACCACGACAAGGTCATCGCAGCAGTGTTCCCGCTCCAGACGGATATTTTTAGATATCCACCATACAAATGGGTTAAAAAATAAGAGTGTCTCAACAATGGATTGGAAGATATTCAGAAGATAATCATTGCGTTTGATATGTGCCAGCTCATGCAGCAGTATAGCCTCCAGCTGCTCCGTACTCAACTGGCTGAGCATAACCGCAGGCAACAGGATGACCGGCTTCAATACACCGATCATAACCGGCACCTGCAGGTACTCCGATACCATCACCTGCACCGGCCGGGATATCCCGAGCAACAACAGCAGCTTAGGTAAGTGTGCTGCCTGTATCACCTCCGCAGGCTTCACCTGCCGGGTCTTAATGGAATACAACTGCCGGACGTCTACCAGCAATTTGATCAGCATCACAGCAACCCCCGCTACATAAAAAGCCACCAGCAACGGAAAACAAACCTCCAGGTGAGGGAATATGTCTGCTGGCACCGACGCCTCACTCCCCATCACACTGGCCATAGGAGGCGCCTCCATCACGGCCTCAGTATCATACACCAGCTGATAACTCCACTCCCGGGCAGCAGATACCTGCTCCCACAAAGTGATACAAAACCAACCGAAAATACCGGCCATAGACAGAAAAGACAGATTATATTTGGTACGGGCACTGGCATCAGGCCACAGATACAATACAGCTTTAAGACAACCATATACAAGCAGGGCCTGCCAGATAGAATGTAGCAACGTCCAGCCTAATGCTTGTATCATCGGAGTCCCCAAAGAAAACAATGTGCTCATGAAGGATATTGTTTGTAGGGTAGGAAACGGATAACAGCTTATTTCTTGTGTTCGATATCTTTCAGATATTGTTTGATCTTCTCCAACTCCTCCGATGACGACTGATGATGCCCCAACGCCTGCATCACCAACTGCGACGCAGACCCGTTAAACACCGTATCTATCATCCTGTCCAGCAACTGACGTTGCGTACGCTCCTTGGAGATAGCTGCCAAATAAATATGCGTTTTACTACTGGTATCACGGGTTAATAAACCCTTCTCATGCATGATCTGCATCAGCTTCAATGTAGTAGTATAGCCGGCATCCTTACTCTTTTCCAATATCTCATGCACCTCCCTGACCGTACTAGGCCCCCTTTCCCATACAATAGACAATATCTCCAACTCACTCTCCGTGGGTTTTATATGCTTCCCGTTATTCATATGCGTTCTGAATACAATGATTATACTATATACGAATATCTTCGTAAACAAATGTACGATACTTTTCGTAAATGCAAAATATATTTTGATAACCAGGGAAGAACGGCGGGAAATAAAGGAGGAACGGTGGCAAATCAGGAACGGAGCTGCTTCCGCAATTGCCGCGTGGTCTGCGTACTATTGTCATGGCTCCAGCCCGGCGCATTAAAGAGATAATGCCAGGCATTACGGAAAGAGCCGGCCCGGCGCAAATCCCGCCAGATCGCTGCCCACTCATGTGTTGCGATCCGCAACGGATTATAGGTATGGATGTTTTTAGTGAGTCCGTACACAGGCCGCTCTTCCTCCTCCTGGAAAGTGCCAAAGAACCGGTCCCATATGATCAAGATACCCGCATGGTTCTTGTCCAGGTACTTGATATCAGAAGCATGATGCACCCGGTGATGACTGGGAGTATTAAAAATAAGCTCCACCCAACGCGGAAATTTATAGATCGCCTCCGTATGTATCCAGAACTGGTAAATAAGACTGATCGCCTGCATACTCAATACCATCGCAGGGTGAAAACCCAACAACGGCATCCATAACCAAAACAGGAAAGTACCAGTCAGATTACCTGTCCAGGTCTGCCGTAAAGCAGTGGCCAGGTTATACTTGCGGGAAGAATGATGGATCACATGCGATGCCCAGAAAAAACGAACCGTGTGACTGCCGCGGTGAAACCAGTAATAGGTCAGATCATCCGCAAAAAAACAAACGATCCACACCCACCAGGAAAAACCGAGCGTAAAAAGCCGGTACTGATATACAAAACTATAGATAGCAAAAATGATCGCCTTGGTAAACAACCCGATAAAAACATTCCCCAGCCCCATCGCAATACTGCTTATCGCATCTTTAGTCTCATATAGGTCCCGCTTCTCCACTACCGTAAAGATCACTTCCGCCGTGATCAATATTACAAACCCTGGTATGGCATAATGGATCAGTTCTAACATATAACTAATATACCCAAAAAAAGCCGAACCGGCATAAAACAGGAATGCCGCCCTTCATGTGACCGTCAGATGAAGTAGCGGCAAGACCTGCGGGTGATAAACAATCACCACATGGGAAAAATACTTATTAAAATGCGCCTGCTTTGATCCCGATCTGGGCAGAAGGGCCGCTCAATTTCTGATCCGTGATACCAGGTGTACCCGAGCCTTGTACAAAACGGTAAGAACCGCCCGCAAATACACGTAAGAAGGTGGTAATGTTTACCTCTACATTGATAGTAGGCTCCGCTACAAAAAAAGAACTATAATCCCGGAAATGATCGTCAAACTCGTTGATCTCCTCAAACCGGGTTCTCCTGAATACACCCCCGCCTCCAATCAAGGCACCCACGCTGAAATGCACCAGCTTATCAGAATTGTGCACATACTCACCGTTAAAACCACCATACCACATCTGCCAGTATTGATGCTGATTATTGATCTTCGATGGAGTAGCAGGCACGTTATTAACGTTCGTATAACCGCCTATGCCCAACAGGAATTTCTTATCTAAAAAGACCCCGCCATAAGCGCCGGCCATTACAGTAAAATTATTGTCTATGGATGTAAATTTAGCCGCAGGACCGCCGTAACCACCTACTTTGACTTTGCCGTGGCCGGACAGTGTTTGTATACGCTGAGCATTGGCATAACAGGCACAGCATAATAACAGGGTAGCAATCAATGTTCTTTTCATAATCGTTGTTTAAGCTGATGATGGATGGATAATATGGATATGGTTACTGAATTGTCTTTTCTGCCACTACCTCACCCGAAGTTCCGAAGTAGCCCAGGATACGCTCCTTGCCATTGGCTGATTTATTGACCATATTACTCTTGACATTCTCCAGTACACGCGCAAACAACCCGCCATTATTCAGCTGATTCTCCACGTGTTTGAGGAATTCAAAACTTCCCTTTGTCAATGAACGTAATCTTACAATCACCTTCTCTTTTTGCTTAAATGGTTTATCATAATCCGTGATAGATTCGCTCAGCGGCGTAATAAACCGGAACCCGTCAGATATATCTTCTGCATAAGATCCATCTACTGAATACAAGTCCCGCAGACGGTTGTCCATACTGTTACGGTAAGAACGTATCCAGTAGTAATCATAACGGCCTTCCGGATCGGTAGCATGCCACCGGGCATAATACCCTTCCTTACCGCTGGTCGATTCCCCGTCCTTTTTAAACTCATAAGTGATAGAATCAATAGGAGGCACACGTCTGATCGTATCATAGGCTTCAAACAATTCGCCCTTGTACTGCACCTTTAGCATATAAGCATGCCCTATCACACCGATAGTGTTAGCTGCGCCCGGATCATAACTATATTTACCATTGGCATAGGCAAAGGGATAGGTCTTACCAGCCGTTATATCATACAAGGTAATCGTCGCATCGCTGATAACCGGCGCCGGCGACTGATCCAGGTAAGGAACGGATTGAGTCAGATTAATGTACTGAGGCCCTTTAACATTGGTTATCCATGCATCCAGCACCGGATAAGATTTGCCGGCAGGCACTTTTACATCTATGGGATCTTCGCAGGCGGTGAACACACCGGCAAAGGCTAATATAATGAGCAACGTCTTTTTCATATACAGCGATTGAAAAATGATTAGAACTTGAAGTTGTAAGTGATACCTGGTATGATAGAGCCGATGATAGATAAGCGTACCGCTTCTTTTTTGGTCCTGTCATCCGGATTCTGTCGGAAATAGATCGTATAGGCGTTCCTTCTGCCGTACACATTGTAAAGAGAAAATACCCATTCTCCCTGCCAGCGCTTACGCGCTTTACCCTTAACGGTATAAGAGAGGTCAAGACGATGGAAGGCCGGCAGACGATAGTTATTACGTTTGTCAGTACTGTTGTAAGGAATATCCCAGTCCTGGAATTGTAAACGACTGTCAGCAAAAGTAGCCGGTGTACCGGATGCATATACCCAGTTGGCAGAAAGTGATTTACGGTCGGTAAACTCATGTGTCAATACCAGGTTCACATTGTGCGTACGGTCATATCGGTTAATAAACCACTCATTTTTACTGATACCATCTGTCTGACGCTCAGTGCGCGATAACGTATAGCTGATCCATCCCGTGGTCTTACCCAGCTCTTTTTTTGCCTGTAACTCCAAACCATAAGCTCGTCCTTTGGACGATAACAGGTCGCCCTCTATCAACTGGTTCAGCTCCAGGTTCGCATTGTCAATATAATCCAGCTGATCCGTGGTCTTTTTGTAAAACGCCTCCGCAGAGATCTCAAACACATTCGATGGAGAATTGTAGAAGTAACCCAACGTAAACTGATCCGCCATCACCGGCCGGATATTATTGGTACTGGGTGTCCAGATATCCAGTGGAGTAGGAGAAGCGGTATTGGATAACTGGTGCATATACTGGGTAGTACGGGTGTACGATGCTTTCAACGCATGGTTATCAGTAAGTGCATACCTCGCAGTGATCCTGGGCTCCAGGTAGGTATAACGCTTGATCACAGCATTGTTGCTATAATCTTTCATACCCACCAGGGTCCGCCGGATACCGGGAGTAGTATCATTATAGTAATAGGCAGTACCCTTCCCCAGATAATAATAACTGGATAGACGAAGACCATATTGCAAACCAAAACGACTGCTGGGTTTATACTCATGATCCAGGTACAGCCCAGTCTCCAGACCGTGCTGGTCTCTCAGTTCTGTGATGTTTACACGATCGCCTTCCGTGCCTTTACCTTTACCAGGTTTGAAGGTATAATAGATCGCCTGGGCACCAAAGTGAAGACTACTCTTACTGTTGATATAGTAAGTGAAAGATGGCTTGAACCCATAGTTGATAATGTTGGATGTCCAGTCATAACCCTGCTCCGGCTCATTGGCACTCTTCCTGCTCTTGTTACTGAAAGCCAGTTTGTAATCAAACTTGCTGTAGTAAGTAGAAAGGTTCATGAACAGACGGTTGTTGAACACGTGGTTCCAACGTATAGTGGTGGTCGTATTACCCCAGTTCATGTTGATATCAGAACCAAACCCGAACACATCCCGGCCGAAGTAACCGCTAACGAACAGTGTATTGTTTTTGTTCAACTTGAAGTTCATCTTCGCAGTCAGATCGTAAAAGTTCAGTTTAGTATCCTTCATATCCCCTTTCAGGAAAGGTTTCATCAACACATCGATATAAGATCTGCGCGCAGCGACAATGAAAGAAGACTTGTCTTTTTGGATCGGTCCTTCCAGGGATAAACGGCTGAATACATTACCGATACCTCCGTTTAGATTAAACTTTTGGTTATTGCCGTCTTTCATACGGATATCCAATACCGAAGAAGTACGACCACCAAATTCAGCAGGAAAACCGCCTTTCATCAGATTGAGGCTTTTTACCGCATCAGGATTGAACACCGAAAAGAATCCCAACATATGCGTGGAATTATATACCGGCGCCTCATCCAGCAAAATCAGGTTTTCATCATTATTACCACCGCGTACGTTAAACCCGGCAGAACCTTCACCTACCGTGCTTACACCTGGTAAGGTCTGTATAGCACGCAATACATCTACCTCACCCATAAAAGTGGGCATCTTTTTCAATTGCGCAATATCAAGCCGGTTGATACTGGTGTTCAACTGGTTCACAGCTTTCTCTTTCTG
Protein-coding regions in this window:
- a CDS encoding BlaI/MecI/CopY family transcriptional regulator codes for the protein MNNGKHIKPTESELEILSIVWERGPSTVREVHEILEKSKDAGYTTTLKLMQIMHEKGLLTRDTSSKTHIYLAAISKERTQRQLLDRMIDTVFNGSASQLVMQALGHHQSSSEELEKIKQYLKDIEHKK
- a CDS encoding sterol desaturase family protein — translated: MLELIHYAIPGFVILITAEVIFTVVEKRDLYETKDAISSIAMGLGNVFIGLFTKAIIFAIYSFVYQYRLFTLGFSWWVWIVCFFADDLTYYWFHRGSHTVRFFWASHVIHHSSRKYNLATALRQTWTGNLTGTFLFWLWMPLLGFHPAMVLSMQAISLIYQFWIHTEAIYKFPRWVELIFNTPSHHRVHHASDIKYLDKNHAGILIIWDRFFGTFQEEEERPVYGLTKNIHTYNPLRIATHEWAAIWRDLRRAGSFRNAWHYLFNAPGWSHDNSTQTTRQLRKQLRS
- a CDS encoding DUF4249 domain-containing protein, whose product is MKKTLLIILAFAGVFTACEDPIDVKVPAGKSYPVLDAWITNVKGPQYINLTQSVPYLDQSPAPVISDATITLYDITAGKTYPFAYANGKYSYDPGAANTIGVIGHAYMLKVQYKGELFEAYDTIRRVPPIDSITYEFKKDGESTSGKEGYYARWHATDPEGRYDYYWIRSYRNSMDNRLRDLYSVDGSYAEDISDGFRFITPLSESITDYDKPFKQKEKVIVRLRSLTKGSFEFLKHVENQLNNGGLFARVLENVKSNMVNKSANGKERILGYFGTSGEVVAEKTIQ
- a CDS encoding TonB-dependent receptor, with translation MKTWSILFVSCFLLLQAFTSHAQQRFTISGYVKDKQNGESLIGISISKAGTGIGTVSNEYGFYSLTLPAGEHELVFSYVGYAAYKTKILLNGNKTFDIKLEKSSSQLSEITVTGKQKEKAVNQLNTSINRLDIAQLKKMPTFMGEVDVLRAIQTLPGVSTVGEGSAGFNVRGGNNDENLILLDEAPVYNSTHMLGFFSVFNPDAVKSLNLMKGGFPAEFGGRTSSVLDIRMKDGNNQKFNLNGGIGNVFSRLSLEGPIQKDKSSFIVAARRSYIDVLMKPFLKGDMKDTKLNFYDLTAKMNFKLNKNNTLFVSGYFGRDVFGFGSDINMNWGNTTTTIRWNHVFNNRLFMNLSTYYSKFDYKLAFSNKSRKSANEPEQGYDWTSNIINYGFKPSFTYYINSKSSLHFGAQAIYYTFKPGKGKGTEGDRVNITELRDQHGLETGLYLDHEYKPSSRFGLQYGLRLSSYYYLGKGTAYYYNDTTPGIRRTLVGMKDYSNNAVIKRYTYLEPRITARYALTDNHALKASYTRTTQYMHQLSNTASPTPLDIWTPSTNNIRPVMADQFTLGYFYNSPSNVFEISAEAFYKKTTDQLDYIDNANLELNQLIEGDLLSSKGRAYGLELQAKKELGKTTGWISYTLSRTERQTDGISKNEWFINRYDRTHNVNLVLTHEFTDRKSLSANWVYASGTPATFADSRLQFQDWDIPYNSTDKRNNYRLPAFHRLDLSYTVKGKARKRWQGEWVFSLYNVYGRRNAYTIYFRQNPDDRTKKEAVRLSIIGSIIPGITYNFKF